In the genome of Methylotenera mobilis JLW8, the window CCGTAACACCGCCACAGTATATAGAAACAGAGTTCGAGGTATTTCAAGGTGACAGCAAGAGCGCGGTCGGTAATGCACGCATCACTTTCAATATAGATATGGCTGGTAGTTATGCAATCAAGAGCACCATTGAAGCCCAAGGGTTAACTGCGCTGTTCTTCCAAAACTTAGTACAAGAGAGCCAAGGAGTAGTGACAGAACAGGGACTAAAGCCCAGTTATTACTCGTACCGATACGGTAATAAAAAATCGCAAACCGCTAAATTCCACTGGGATGATAGCACCTTAACGATGCGTACAGAAAAAGGCGAAAAAACCGAAAAGTTAGAAGCTGGCACGCAAGATTTATTGAGTTTTATATACCAATTCATGTTCACACCACCTTTGGTGTCTAACGCAATCAACATCACCAATGGCAAGACATTGCGTAATTACAACTACCGTTTTGAAGGGGAAGAAATCATCTATTCAAAGCTTGGCGCGCTCAATACTATCCATTTAATCAGAGCTAACGCAAATAGTGAAGAGAAAACAGAATTATGGCTAGCCACGGACTACAAGAATCTACCGATAAAAATCCGTAAAACTGAAAAGAATGGCAGTGTGATAGAACAGGTAATTAGTAGCCTTAACACTACACCAGCTTTGAAACCACAAGAGCCCGATGTCACCTGGTAGTACTAAAAAATAAAGAGCGGCTTTGCCGCTCTTTATTTTTAAACAATTGCTATTTTTTAATCCAGTAACTCACGCCAAATTGCCCGTTTACTTTGAAACTTGGCATTACCACTGCTAAATTCCGTGGTGACTGGCTCAAACTTTGCGTCTGCCGTCACTGCAGAAACCACTGGCTTACCTGCAATATACATCACATTAAAACCAACAATAGGCGCATTGGTTTTTGTGGAAACCAACCCAGTAGATAGGTTTGGCGGCTTACCAGTATCATAGCTAAAGAAATTAAAGTAACTATAGCCACCAGGGCTGCAAACTGCATTAGAAGGTATAGTAGTTGGCACAAGTATCGTGCCAGCAACTAGTTGCCCTGCCACATTTTGCCGCTCAGCTGCTGTAGTGGTATCAGAGGCCGCAGGCACGTAGAAATTTACAAACCAGCCATCACCGTTGGTCATATCCACATTATTAGTTGACCCTGTACGCGTGTTGCTAGGTGCACTAAGCGTTTGCTCAACCAAAGTGTTACGCGGATTATCTATTGTAGGGCCATCGCTATCCTTAATTGCATAAAGTGTCTGCTGTTGTTTATCAGTCAAGTCATTAATCTCTAGATACTTACCCGTCCCAACAAATACAACGCGATACTCTCCCACCTTACCTAGCTCTGGCCGCACGGTAATCGGCTGTCTATTGCCTTGTGGGTCTTTTAAGATAGCCACAAGCTTAGGATTAGGGCTAGATGGCGTAGCACTGATATCAAAACGCCATAAATTACCTAGTAAATCCCCGCCATAAATCCAGTGCGCTATAGTTTCCTTGTCCGCATCTGCAACATCAGACCAAGCAGAAATATCTGCCAAGCCACTCGGTGTTACATTATCACCAGCACTAGTACTAATATGACTAACAACTGGAACACCAGTCATGGCATTCAATACATATAACACGCCTTTACCACTTTCACTGCCGCCACCATTGTTATATCCAGAGGTTAATACCACCACCCATTTATTTTCAGGTGTTTTCGTAATAATGGGGTTACCAAAACTATAACCCATATTATTATCGGTACGTGTACAACCCTCGCAATCCGAATTACCAAACTCCCATAAGAGGATAGGCGAATCTGGGTTAGTAATATCTAAAGCATAGTATCCTTTGCCACCAGCATTCAGGCCACCGACTAAAATAGTTTTCCAAGCAGACCCGTCATAAACATCACCGACAACTGTGTCTCCATTCACATAATTGGTATGCATGGTTGAGTAGTTCTTATCAGCCAACTTCCACATATTAGGAATCACCATACTTGGCACATAAGCCCAACGCTCTTCGCCTGTATCTGCATTAAAAGCATGCAGCATACCGTCATTGGTACCAATATATACCGTCTTGCCCCTGCCTGCAGTTATGCCACTAGGGTAGTTGTTTTCACTATATTTAAATACCGGATCACCTACAAAAACAGGTTTAGACTCCAGCGCATCACCTAAAAATGCCTCGCGATAACGGAACAAGCGGTTCACAGGCGTGTTAGTACCTCGGTCTTCATACGTGATACTTCCACGCAAGAAGTTGACTAAATTGGCTTCTTTAGCGTTTGGCTGTTGCGTAACCGCATCTAGCGAGGTCCATTGGCTCAATTTAGGCGCTAGATAAGCCTGTTGAAAATAAGACTGCTGTACAGTTGTCATGTTTGTATAATCAAAGCTCACCAATGCCCCACCTTTATTCATCCAAACTTGCCTAGTACCTGCTGCGGCCTTAGCTGCAATTTGCCCAGTCCCAGCCTTAGCTGCTGCTACCTCGACCTTGCAATTTGTGCCATCCATGCTACCACCCACACAACTGCTTGCATTAGGAGTTACACAATAATAGATATTACTGCCGCTAGTTGGCTCTGCCACAATCGAACTGGGTGCAGGGCATGAGGCAGTGACGATATCTTCAACGCTCCATTCTGCAGACTCACTCACTTCACCCGTCGTCGTGTTAATGGTGCGTCTTTCTAAGTTGCCTGTCCATTTAACTGTGGTGTAGCTCGCCAAATAAGCATAGTTATCCCCTTGCACAGGATTAAGCGTGCTGGTTGCGGCAGCTGCGCCTGCACCAACTTTTGCATTGATTTGAGTCAGTGCATCAGCTAAACCCTTGGTAAGCTGCGCCGGGTCTTTAGCACTAAAATAAGTACCCTGCCCATTGACCGCTGCATGCCAGAGGTCATCCACCGCGCTTTCACTGTCTGCCACAGGCAACGGCCAATCCACTGTGGTAGTGCCTACGCCAGTTTTAAGCTTATAAAAATCACCTGAGGTTGCAGTTTTATAGTCACTGCTATACATTAAAGTACCGTCAATACCCAAGCCCAAGGTAAACGTGGTCATGTGCTGCTTCGGGTTATTATCGGTACCACTTACAAACACATTATTCTCGCAAACATCCAGACCTATTGTCCCAGTACAGTTGCTTAAATCACTAGTACGCAGGTCAGTGTCATAATAATATTTAGCAACGTCGGCCAAGCTATTGGTGCTTGCAGTTTTTCCCTCATTCATCGGGCGTGGGACACCATCCCCACTATCCATATTACCTACTTGACCGGTACCCGCAACATTTTTCACATCACTAGC includes:
- a CDS encoding DUF3108 domain-containing protein, encoding MFHTLTSHAKAHKTFIAAVMVSLLLHTLFLSEFSFTLPEITNNQQQLNVRLTPTPAPVMVKKILEKSASKPKQKKPENSNTESSKPTDSISTTPTEDKVYLPATDDAPVPPVNTEPEAASLDDAVMPSEPSMSETEVAVTPPQYIETEFEVFQGDSKSAVGNARITFNIDMAGSYAIKSTIEAQGLTALFFQNLVQESQGVVTEQGLKPSYYSYRYGNKKSQTAKFHWDDSTLTMRTEKGEKTEKLEAGTQDLLSFIYQFMFTPPLVSNAINITNGKTLRNYNYRFEGEEIIYSKLGALNTIHLIRANANSEEKTELWLATDYKNLPIKIRKTEKNGSVIEQVISSLNTTPALKPQEPDVTW
- a CDS encoding pilus assembly protein, whose product is MKNYIQSLLTSCSIAGCLLLGGMLPLSVHAATVDLATVPLANATTTNVLPNLMFILDNSGSMKQDYTPDYISDSNQTPGSNDRNCRDSGDDDLLDSSSASDPKGVVLPGVLSGTTRVLDMCVVGDVPFMNSDMNSQYYNPAIRYTAGVNADGTSRGDQTTPTNVRTDSYNKQNTTQLLVTTNYVDLTTNYPDRVWCTKRDPSASELIDTNVCRKNSGYLYPNAIYKYGRTSGVPNQQATSGMLANLIKVSGAPYYYSVVPTEYCSESELVNCVLSAVPTTVAGVSYSFPARSRWCTDSSMTTCKSTRSGDYIYPRYIGSGATATGSFSVTNVSSSGTTTVSSVKVNSVEIMSTGTGCAAATYTPTGGPNLNTRRKALADAIVAKINACISSPDYIAVSDGANTPTITITAIAAGTNSNGTLQITLNNSATYGNVANAAGGVSGSAMPPYTFSRTDIVASTNSYPKSAARTDCGNTCSYVQEMTNFANWYTYYRTRIQAMKTAASLAFKPIDNRYRVGFVTISSQSSNYLPINKFDNGTGSQKEQWYTKLFGIDPSGGTPLRSALSVVGRIYAGKKPIGSSDPVQYSCQQNFALLTTDGYWNTDTASDVKNVAGTGQVGNMDSGDGVPRPMNEGKTASTNSLADVAKYYYDTDLRTSDLSNCTGTIGLDVCENNVFVSGTDNNPKQHMTTFTLGLGIDGTLMYSSDYKTATSGDFYKLKTGVGTTTVDWPLPVADSESAVDDLWHAAVNGQGTYFSAKDPAQLTKGLADALTQINAKVGAGAAAATSTLNPVQGDNYAYLASYTTVKWTGNLERRTINTTTGEVSESAEWSVEDIVTASCPAPSSIVAEPTSGSNIYYCVTPNASSCVGGSMDGTNCKVEVAAAKAGTGQIAAKAAAGTRQVWMNKGGALVSFDYTNMTTVQQSYFQQAYLAPKLSQWTSLDAVTQQPNAKEANLVNFLRGSITYEDRGTNTPVNRLFRYREAFLGDALESKPVFVGDPVFKYSENNYPSGITAGRGKTVYIGTNDGMLHAFNADTGEERWAYVPSMVIPNMWKLADKNYSTMHTNYVNGDTVVGDVYDGSAWKTILVGGLNAGGKGYYALDITNPDSPILLWEFGNSDCEGCTRTDNNMGYSFGNPIITKTPENKWVVVLTSGYNNGGGSESGKGVLYVLNAMTGVPVVSHISTSAGDNVTPSGLADISAWSDVADADKETIAHWIYGGDLLGNLWRFDISATPSSPNPKLVAILKDPQGNRQPITVRPELGKVGEYRVVFVGTGKYLEINDLTDKQQQTLYAIKDSDGPTIDNPRNTLVEQTLSAPSNTRTGSTNNVDMTNGDGWFVNFYVPAASDTTTAAERQNVAGQLVAGTILVPTTIPSNAVCSPGGYSYFNFFSYDTGKPPNLSTGLVSTKTNAPIVGFNVMYIAGKPVVSAVTADAKFEPVTTEFSSGNAKFQSKRAIWRELLD